From the Quercus lobata isolate SW786 chromosome 6, ValleyOak3.0 Primary Assembly, whole genome shotgun sequence genome, one window contains:
- the LOC115950574 gene encoding MADS-box protein SVP, producing MAREKIQIKKIDNATARQVTFSKRRRGLFKKAEELSVLCDADVALIIFSSTGKLFEYSSSSMKEILERHNLHSKNLEKLDQPSLELQLVENSNHSRLSKEIAEKSHQLRQMRGEELQGLNVEELQQLERSLESGLSRVIERKGEKIMKEINDLQRKGMQLMEENERLRQQVVDISNGRRHIGTESENLIAEEGQSSESVTNVCNSTGAPHDYESSDTSLKLGLPYSG from the exons atggcgAGAGAGAAGATTCAGATCAAGAAGATTGACAACGCCACAGCTAGGCAAGTCACTTTCTCGAAGAGGCGAAGAGGGCTTTTTAAGAAAGCTGAGGAGCTATCCGTGCTTTGTGATGCTGATGTCGCTCTCATTATCTTTTCTTCTACTGGAAAGCTCTTTGAGTACTCCAGCTCAag CATGAAGGAAATACTAGAGAGACATAATTTGCACTCAAAGAACCTTGAGAAACTGGATCAACCATCTCTTGAGTTGCAG CTAGTAGAGAACAGCAACCACTCCAGATTGAGCAAGGAAATTGCAGAGAAAAGCCATCAGCTGAG GCAGATGAGAGGAGAGGAGCTTCAAGGATTAAATGTAGAAGAACTGCAGCAGCTAGAGAGGTCACTGGAATCTGGATTGAGCCGTGTGATAGAAAGAAAG GGTGAGAAGATTATGAAAGAGATAAATGATCTTCAAAGAAAG GGGATGCAATTGATGGAAGAGAATGAGCGATTAAGACAGCAA GTGGTAGATATATCTAATGGCCGAAGACACATTGGCACTGAGTCAGAGAATCTGATTGCTGAGGAAGGCCAGTCATCAGAGTCTGTCACTAATGTCTGCAACTCAACTGGTGCCCCTCATGACTATGAAAGCTCAGATACATCCCTCAAGTTAGG
- the LOC115950191 gene encoding uncharacterized protein LOC115950191: MAGDPMRRNQNLYYHYHQDHGHITEDCRNLWDYLDQLVREGKLKQLLHHSSGWGNQAGLELRGDASSRLPLGTINIIFAALGRTGSCPSRVMSVSRCPTEESSSMLKRAKMGIPLVLSFSDEDKVGTIQPHDDALMVTLRIGGYDVKRVMIDQGSAADIMYPDLYRGLNLKPENLTAYSSPLVSFEGKMVVPKGQIRLPVQTGTDVVEVDFIVVDVFSPYTAIMGRPWLYTLGVVSSTLHPKMKYPFGDQVLEIVGN, from the coding sequence atggcaggAGATCCTATGAGGCGCAACCAAAACCTTTATTaccactatcatcaggatcatggacACATAACTGAGGATTGCAGAAACTTGTGGGACTATTTGGACCAATtagtccgagaagggaagttgaaacaactcttgcatcattccagtggtTGGGGAAACCAAGCGGGTTTGGAGCTTCGAggagatgcttcttcaagactcccCCTTGGCAcaataaacattatttttgcTGCCCTggggaggactggatcttgtCCTTCCAGGGTAATGTCGGTATCCCGTTGTCCGACCGAGGAGTCTAGTTCAATGCTTAAGAGAGCCAAGATGGGCATCCCGTTAGTGTTAAGTTTTTCAGATGAGGACAAagttggaaccatacagccccatgatgatgctcttATGGTTACGTTGAGAATTGGTGGATACGATGTGAAAagggtgatgattgatcaaggCAGTGCTGCTGACATAATGTACCCTGACTTGTATAGGGGGCTAAATTTGAAACCTGAAAACTTAACAGCCTACAGTTCTCCTCTAGTGAGTTTTGAGGGTAAAATGGTTGTCCCAAAAGGTCAAATTAGACTACCTGTGCAGACAGGCACGGATGTGGTAGAAGTGGACTTCATCGTCGTAGATGTTTTCTCTCCCTATACGGCCATTATGGGCAGACCCTGGCTTTATACCTTGGGGGTCGTCTCCTCTACTCTTCACCCGAAGATGAAGTACCCATTTGGAGACCAAGTTTTGGAGATAGTAGGAAATTAG